The proteins below are encoded in one region of Segatella copri:
- a CDS encoding alpha/beta hydrolase → MIFFLLMLTAITASAQSTARKFVLKNSSDGQSELTCYLPKNPSGRAVVDCPGGGYSHLAMDHEGHQWAEYFNKQGIAFFVLKYRMPEGNRNIPLSDAYQAMRTVRDSSAVWKINKEYVGIMGFSAGGHLASSVSTHAEAAVRPDFSILFYPVISMDERISHKGSCVNFLGEERNTNKKLVEEWSNDKAVRPNLTPRAIILMSFDDKVVPPVTNGVAYYSAMSKAGNECTMHIYPTAGHGWGFRDAAHGFPYHDQMLNDLTCWLNRLPSK, encoded by the coding sequence ATGATTTTTTTTCTTCTGATGCTGACAGCAATTACAGCATCAGCTCAATCTACCGCTCGCAAGTTCGTATTGAAGAACAGTAGCGATGGACAGAGTGAACTTACCTGTTATCTTCCTAAGAACCCCTCTGGAAGAGCTGTAGTAGATTGTCCTGGAGGTGGGTATTCTCATCTTGCAATGGACCATGAGGGACATCAGTGGGCAGAATATTTCAACAAACAGGGTATCGCTTTCTTCGTCTTGAAATACCGTATGCCTGAGGGAAACCGCAATATTCCGTTGAGTGATGCCTATCAGGCGATGCGTACCGTTCGTGACAGTTCTGCAGTATGGAAAATAAACAAGGAATATGTTGGTATCATGGGCTTTTCTGCCGGTGGACATTTAGCTTCTTCCGTCAGTACTCATGCTGAGGCGGCTGTGCGACCTGATTTCTCGATTCTTTTCTATCCGGTGATTTCAATGGATGAGCGTATCTCTCATAAGGGATCATGTGTGAACTTCTTGGGTGAAGAGCGTAATACCAATAAGAAACTGGTAGAAGAATGGTCTAACGACAAGGCTGTTCGTCCGAATCTTACCCCTCGTGCCATCATACTGATGTCTTTTGATGATAAGGTTGTTCCTCCTGTAACCAATGGCGTAGCCTATTATTCTGCCATGAGCAAGGCGGGCAACGAGTGTACCATGCACATCTATCCGACTGCCGGACATGGATGGGGATTCCGTGATGCTGCCCATGGTTTCCCATATCACGACCAAATGTTGAATGACCTTACCTGTTGGCTCAACAGGCTTCCGTCTAAGTAA